In a genomic window of Paroedura picta isolate Pp20150507F chromosome 14, Ppicta_v3.0, whole genome shotgun sequence:
- the LOC143823802 gene encoding thyrotropin-releasing hormone receptor-like isoform X1, translated as MENSSSSSSSQGDSPTNVSLAPSPALLALLEYQALSVSLVLGVCSVGIVGNVMVVLVVTTTRDMRTPTNCYLVSLAVADLIVLVAAGLPNVSESLTGTWIYGYVGCLGITYFQYLGINVSSCSITAFTVERYMAICHPMKAQAMCTVSRAKRIIAFLWSLTAVYCLLWFFLVDINAGPSRQVECGYKVSRNLYLPIYLLDFALFFAIPLFLVTVLYGLIGRVLYRGPVPHQPPALPKRCGDPDSQERNGSCRTSLPVSSRKQVTKMLAMVVVLFALLWMPYRTLVLVNSFLDRPYLDRWFLLFCRVCMYTNSAVNPVIYNLMSQKFCLAFKKLCTCGAGGRLQRSLFVASGGFSERRQPSIQHQSDGGAAPPPSVRPQDPTALQAPHEREKGLSFSVV; from the exons AtggagaacagcagcagcagcagcagcagccagggggaCAGCCCCACCAACGTCTCCCTGGCCCCCAGCCCCGCCCTCTTGGCTCTGCTGGAGTACCAGGCTCTCTCCGTCTCCCTGGTGCTGGGCGTGTGCAGCGTGGGCATCGTCGGCAACGTCATGGTGGTGCTGGTAGTGACCACCACCCGGGACATGCGGACGCCCACCAACTGCTACCTGGTCAGCCTGGCCGTGGCCGATTTGATCGTTCTGGTCGCGGCTGGGTTGCCCAACGTCTCCGAAAGCCTGACGGGAACATGGATCTACGGGTATGTCGGCTGCCTGGGCATCACCTACTTCCAGTACCTGGGCATCAACGTGTCGTCCTGTTCCATCACGGCCTTCACGGTGGAGAG gtACATGGCCATCTGCCACCCGATGAAAGCTCAGGCCATGTGCACAGTGTCGCGAGCCAAGCGCATCATCGCTTTCCTCTGGAGCCTCACGGCCGTCTACTGCCTGCTCTGGTTCTTCCTGGTGGACATCAACGCTGGCCCGAGCCGGCAGGTGGAGTGTGGCTACAAGGTCTCCCGCAACCTCTACCTGCCCATCTACCTGCTGGACTTCGCCCTCTTCTTCGCCATCCCCTTGTTCCTGGTCACCGTGCTCTATGGCCTCATCGGCAGGGTGCTCTACCGCGGCCCTGTCCCCCACCAGccgcctgccctccccaagcgcTGCGGAGACCCAGACAGCCAGGAGAGGAACGGCAGCTGCAGAACCAGCCTGCCCGTCTCCTCCAGGAAACAG GTCACGAAGATGCTTGCCATGGTGGTGGTCCTTTTTGCCTTGCTCTGGATGCCCTACCGGACCCTGGTGCTGGTCAACTCCTTCCTGGACCGCCCCTACCTGGACCGCTGgttcctcctcttctgcagagTCTGCATGTACACCAACAGCGCCGTCAACCCCGTCATCTACAACCTCATGTCCCAGAAGTTCTGCCTGGCCTTCAAGAAGCTCTGCACgtgcggggcgggggggcggctGCAGCGGAGCCTCTTTGTGGCTTCCGGGGGCTTCAGCGAGAGGCGGCAGCCCAGCATCCAGCACCAAAGTGACGGAGGAGCCGCCCCACCCCCGTCCGTCAGACCGCAGGACCCCACAGCCTTGCAGGCGCCCCACGAGAGGGAGAAGGGGCTGTCCTTCAGCGTGGTCTGA
- the LOC143823802 gene encoding thyrotropin-releasing hormone receptor-like isoform X2, which produces MENSSSSSSSQGDSPTNVSLAPSPALLALLEYQALSVSLVLGVCSVGIVGNVMVVLVVTTTRDMRTPTNCYLVSLAVADLIVLVAAGLPNVSESLTGTWIYGYVGCLGITYFQYLGINVSSCSITAFTVERYMAICHPMKAQAMCTVSRAKRIIAFLWSLTAVYCLLWFFLVDINAGPSRQVECGYKVSRNLYLPIYLLDFALFFAIPLFLVTVLYGLIGRVLYRGPVPHQPPALPKRCGDPDSQERNGSCRTSLPVSSRKQVRWPARNSLPLNPGRASAQHAGGLRFKPWKDPAGEDGKGLRLRPWRIRLPGSSGHWQWIWEPEGLGNS; this is translated from the exons AtggagaacagcagcagcagcagcagcagccagggggaCAGCCCCACCAACGTCTCCCTGGCCCCCAGCCCCGCCCTCTTGGCTCTGCTGGAGTACCAGGCTCTCTCCGTCTCCCTGGTGCTGGGCGTGTGCAGCGTGGGCATCGTCGGCAACGTCATGGTGGTGCTGGTAGTGACCACCACCCGGGACATGCGGACGCCCACCAACTGCTACCTGGTCAGCCTGGCCGTGGCCGATTTGATCGTTCTGGTCGCGGCTGGGTTGCCCAACGTCTCCGAAAGCCTGACGGGAACATGGATCTACGGGTATGTCGGCTGCCTGGGCATCACCTACTTCCAGTACCTGGGCATCAACGTGTCGTCCTGTTCCATCACGGCCTTCACGGTGGAGAG gtACATGGCCATCTGCCACCCGATGAAAGCTCAGGCCATGTGCACAGTGTCGCGAGCCAAGCGCATCATCGCTTTCCTCTGGAGCCTCACGGCCGTCTACTGCCTGCTCTGGTTCTTCCTGGTGGACATCAACGCTGGCCCGAGCCGGCAGGTGGAGTGTGGCTACAAGGTCTCCCGCAACCTCTACCTGCCCATCTACCTGCTGGACTTCGCCCTCTTCTTCGCCATCCCCTTGTTCCTGGTCACCGTGCTCTATGGCCTCATCGGCAGGGTGCTCTACCGCGGCCCTGTCCCCCACCAGccgcctgccctccccaagcgcTGCGGAGACCCAGACAGCCAGGAGAGGAACGGCAGCTGCAGAACCAGCCTGCCCGTCTCCTCCAGGAAACAGGTACGGTGGCCGGCAAGGAACTCCCTGCCCCTCAATccaggcagagcctctgctcagcatgcaggaggtctcaggttcaagCCCTGGAAGGACCcggcaggagaggatgggaaaggcctccgcctgagaccctggagaataaggttgccaggttcctctGGCCACTGGCAGTGGATTTGGGAGCCAGaggggctgggaaactcctga